The Paenibacillus sp. RUD330 genome has a segment encoding these proteins:
- the racE gene encoding glutamate racemase, whose product MQRPIAILDSGVGGLTVVKEVMRQLPREKVIYFGDTARTPYGPRPSDEVVRFTREIVSYLMQYKPKMIIIACNTATAAALEDIRSMVDVPVVGVINPGARAAINQTKTGIVGVIGTVGTVRSRAYEDALKRLNPNIHVVSLACPLFVPLVEQGNFRSRETMDTVRDSMEKLKDIPLDTLILGCTHYPFLSETIQEVMGSGVKLISSDNETAREMSTILQESGKLAHGPELPIHQFFCSGEPKMFKRIAQQWLGEQIELTPVVWQIPKIG is encoded by the coding sequence GTGCAAAGACCCATAGCCATCCTAGATTCCGGAGTAGGCGGGCTGACGGTTGTCAAGGAAGTGATGCGACAGCTGCCCCGCGAGAAGGTCATCTACTTCGGAGATACCGCACGAACGCCCTACGGACCGCGTCCCTCCGATGAAGTCGTCCGGTTCACGCGGGAGATCGTCTCCTATTTGATGCAGTATAAGCCTAAAATGATCATTATCGCCTGCAATACGGCTACGGCCGCGGCGCTTGAGGATATCCGCTCCATGGTGGACGTTCCGGTCGTCGGCGTCATCAATCCCGGCGCCAGAGCGGCCATCAACCAGACGAAGACCGGCATCGTCGGCGTCATCGGGACGGTCGGAACGGTCCGCAGCCGCGCCTACGAGGACGCGCTCAAGCGGCTCAATCCCAATATCCATGTCGTGAGCCTGGCTTGTCCGCTCTTCGTGCCTTTGGTGGAGCAGGGCAACTTCCGCTCCCGGGAGACGATGGATACGGTCCGGGATTCGATGGAGAAGCTCAAGGACATTCCGCTCGACACGCTCATCCTCGGCTGCACCCACTATCCGTTCCTGTCGGAGACGATCCAGGAAGTGATGGGGAGCGGCGTCAAGCTGATCAGCTCCGACAACGAGACGGCCCGCGAGATGAGCACGATTCTGCAGGAATCGGGCAAGCTTGCGCACGGGCCCGAGCTGCCGATCCACCAGTTCTTCTGCAGCGGCGAGCCCAAGATGTTCAAGCGGATCGCCCAGCAATGGCTCGGCGAGCAGATCGAGCTGACCCCGGTCGTCTGGCAGATTCCGAAGATCGGATAA
- a CDS encoding M14 family metallocarboxypeptidase encodes MNVPDNDIVRPCLYGPAVLAADLDALKRRYPCLPRVPAGTSVMGKPIEALRFGRGPRYVQINASFHANEWITSLILMKYAETLAAREASGDRFAAETTVWLLPMVNPDGVELVLEGVTDGHPYGRQLLEWNGGSLDFSGWKANIRGVDLNDQFPAGWEEERRRRAVSGPGPRDYSGECPLSEPEARTVASLTERESFDIVVALHTQGEEIYWNYRGFEPPGAEEMAARLGAASGYAPVALTDSDAGFKDWFIRRFRRPGFTVEAGLGANPLPLEQWSGMYSRVSVLLDEVLRIATGRD; translated from the coding sequence ATGAATGTCCCCGACAACGACATTGTACGGCCGTGCCTGTACGGACCGGCTGTATTGGCGGCCGATCTGGATGCGCTGAAGAGGCGCTATCCTTGCTTGCCGAGAGTGCCTGCCGGCACGAGCGTCATGGGCAAGCCGATCGAGGCGCTGCGCTTCGGACGCGGGCCGCGCTACGTCCAGATCAACGCTTCCTTCCATGCCAATGAATGGATCACAAGCCTCATTCTGATGAAGTACGCGGAGACGCTGGCGGCACGTGAAGCCTCGGGAGATCGCTTCGCCGCGGAAACGACGGTATGGCTGCTGCCGATGGTCAATCCGGATGGAGTGGAGCTCGTGCTCGAAGGCGTGACGGACGGCCATCCTTACGGACGCCAGCTGCTGGAATGGAATGGAGGGAGCCTCGATTTCAGCGGCTGGAAGGCGAATATCCGCGGCGTCGACCTGAACGACCAGTTTCCGGCCGGCTGGGAGGAGGAGCGCCGGCGCCGCGCAGTGTCAGGCCCCGGGCCGCGGGATTATTCGGGGGAATGTCCGCTCAGCGAGCCGGAAGCCCGAACGGTGGCTTCCCTTACGGAACGCGAATCCTTCGATATCGTCGTCGCCCTGCACACCCAAGGGGAAGAGATCTACTGGAACTACCGGGGCTTCGAGCCTCCGGGGGCGGAGGAGATGGCGGCAAGGCTCGGCGCCGCCAGCGGTTACGCTCCTGTCGCTCTGACAGACAGCGATGCCGGATTCAAGGACTGGTTCATCCGGCGCTTCCGCAGGCCGGGATTTACGGTGGAGGCGGGACTCGGCGCCAATCCCCTGCCGCTGGAGCAGTGGAGCGGCATGTACTCCCGCGTGAGCGTGCTGCTGGACGAGGTGCTTCGGATCGCGACGGGGAGAGACTAG
- a CDS encoding response regulator transcription factor, translating to MTHILVVDDDSHIRELVSHLLRKEGYATEEAANGREALLKLSSRRADLVVLDIMMPEMDGWELCRRLGESYEGMPILMLTAKGETMHKIKGFELGTDDYLVKPFDSQELTARVKALLKRYRIAASQQIRIGELELDRKTFQCRIGGKEATLPLKEFELLFLLASYPGKTLSRDSLIEQIWGFDYEGDERTVDVHIRRLRERLSEAEHLEIRTIRGLGYRLEEIR from the coding sequence ATGACTCATATACTTGTCGTCGACGACGACAGCCATATCCGCGAGCTGGTCTCCCATCTGCTCCGCAAGGAAGGTTATGCGACGGAAGAAGCGGCCAACGGCCGGGAGGCTCTGCTCAAGCTGTCCTCCAGGCGAGCCGATCTCGTCGTGCTGGATATCATGATGCCGGAGATGGACGGGTGGGAGCTGTGCCGCCGGCTGGGAGAGAGCTACGAGGGCATGCCGATCCTGATGCTCACGGCCAAGGGAGAAACGATGCACAAGATCAAGGGGTTCGAGCTCGGCACGGACGATTATCTCGTCAAGCCGTTCGATTCCCAGGAGCTGACCGCGCGGGTGAAGGCTCTGCTGAAGCGCTACCGGATCGCGGCTTCCCAGCAGATCCGGATCGGGGAGCTCGAGCTGGACCGCAAGACGTTCCAATGCCGGATCGGCGGCAAGGAAGCGACGCTTCCGCTCAAGGAATTCGAGCTGCTCTTCCTGCTCGCCAGCTACCCGGGCAAGACGCTCAGCCGCGACTCGCTGATCGAGCAGATCTGGGGCTTCGATTACGAGGGAGACGAGCGTACGGTCGACGTGCATATCAGGAGGCTCCGCGAGCGGCTGTCCGAGGCGGAGCATCTGGAGATCCGCACGATCCGCGGGCTCGGCTACAGGCTTGAGGAGATCCGATGA
- a CDS encoding O-methyltransferase — protein sequence MNEMEAYIEALFPPDEDLARVLESIRAKGMPEISVPTGYGRLLTLLVQMSGAKEMLEIGALGGYSGICLARGLGGDGSLTSLELLQEYADTAKENLEAAGLGSRVSHLVGDAGESLERLTSEGRRYDFFFIDADKGGYVRYLDAAIGLANPGAVIVADNTLLRGRVADLQRSGPSVLTMRQFNERVASDHRLTGTLLPAYDGLAVVRVNP from the coding sequence ATGAACGAAATGGAAGCTTATATCGAAGCTTTGTTTCCCCCCGACGAGGATCTCGCGCGGGTGCTGGAGAGCATCCGCGCGAAAGGAATGCCCGAAATATCCGTCCCTACCGGCTACGGCAGGCTGCTCACGCTGCTCGTGCAGATGTCCGGCGCGAAGGAGATGCTCGAGATCGGAGCGCTGGGCGGGTACAGCGGCATTTGCCTGGCGCGCGGACTGGGCGGCGACGGGAGCCTCACCTCGCTGGAGCTGCTCCAGGAGTATGCGGACACAGCGAAGGAGAATCTGGAGGCTGCCGGGCTCGGAAGCCGCGTCTCCCATCTCGTCGGCGACGCGGGCGAGAGCCTGGAGCGGCTGACATCCGAAGGGCGGCGCTACGACTTCTTCTTCATCGACGCCGACAAGGGCGGTTATGTCCGCTATCTGGACGCGGCGATCGGGCTGGCGAATCCCGGCGCGGTCATCGTAGCCGACAATACGCTGCTGCGCGGCCGCGTCGCGGATCTTCAGCGGAGCGGACCTTCCGTGCTGACGATGCGGCAGTTCAACGAGCGGGTCGCCTCCGATCATAGGCTGACCGGAACGCTCCTGCCCGCGTATGACGGGCTGGCGGTCGTGCGGGTCAATCCGTAG
- a CDS encoding alpha-glucosidase/alpha-galactosidase encodes MDKITFLGAGSTVFVRNVLGDVMKTPALQSFELALYDIDPERMRESEQLLGAIRATSGSSCRIKAYSDRKEALRGAKYVINAIQVGGYDPCTITDFEIPKKYGLRQTIADTLGIGGIFRNLRTIPVMHGFAADIREVCPDALFLNYTNPMAVLTNYMNVYGGVNTVGLCHSVQVCVPHLFKDLGISAEGVKTKIAGINHMAWLLEATRDGEDLYPEIRRRAAERQKEKHHDMVRYELMLKFGYYVTESSEHNAEYHPYFIKRNYPELIERFNIPLDEYPRRCVNQIADWNRLREELLGKQELAHERTHEYASHIIEAIETDVPFRIGGNVMNTGRLIPNLPSEACVEVPCLVDRGGVQPTHVGNLPPQLAALNRTSINTQLLTLEAAVTGRKEHIYQAAMLDPHTSAELSMDDIIALCDDLIEAHGDWLPKYR; translated from the coding sequence ATGGATAAGATCACCTTCCTCGGCGCAGGCAGCACCGTGTTCGTGCGAAACGTGCTCGGCGACGTCATGAAGACGCCGGCTCTGCAATCGTTCGAGCTGGCTCTGTACGACATCGATCCCGAGCGGATGAGGGAATCGGAGCAGCTCCTCGGCGCGATCAGGGCGACGAGCGGAAGCAGCTGCAGGATCAAGGCTTATTCCGATCGGAAGGAAGCTCTGCGCGGAGCCAAATATGTCATCAACGCCATCCAGGTGGGCGGATACGATCCTTGCACGATAACGGACTTCGAGATTCCGAAGAAGTACGGTCTGCGCCAGACGATCGCGGACACGCTCGGCATCGGCGGCATTTTCCGCAACCTGAGGACGATCCCGGTCATGCATGGCTTCGCCGCAGACATTCGGGAAGTTTGCCCGGACGCGCTGTTCCTGAACTACACGAATCCGATGGCGGTGCTGACCAATTACATGAACGTCTACGGCGGGGTGAACACGGTCGGCCTCTGCCACAGCGTCCAGGTGTGCGTGCCCCATTTGTTCAAGGACCTCGGAATCAGCGCCGAAGGCGTCAAGACGAAGATCGCCGGCATCAACCATATGGCATGGCTGCTGGAAGCGACCCGCGACGGGGAGGATCTGTATCCGGAGATCAGACGGAGGGCGGCTGAGCGGCAAAAGGAGAAGCATCATGACATGGTCCGCTACGAACTGATGCTGAAATTCGGCTATTACGTGACGGAATCCTCCGAGCATAACGCGGAATACCATCCTTATTTCATCAAAAGGAATTATCCGGAGCTGATCGAGCGCTTCAACATCCCGCTGGATGAATATCCACGGCGCTGCGTGAATCAGATCGCCGACTGGAACCGGCTGCGGGAGGAGCTGCTCGGAAAGCAGGAGCTGGCGCATGAGCGGACGCATGAATATGCCTCCCATATCATTGAAGCCATCGAAACCGACGTGCCGTTCCGGATCGGAGGCAACGTCATGAACACGGGCCGCCTGATCCCGAACCTGCCGAGCGAGGCGTGCGTGGAGGTGCCTTGCCTCGTCGACCGCGGCGGAGTCCAGCCTACGCATGTCGGCAATCTGCCGCCGCAGCTGGCCGCTTTGAACCGGACAAGCATCAATACGCAGCTGCTGACGCTGGAGGCGGCGGTGACCGGGCGCAAGGAGCATATTTACCAGGCCGCCATGCTGGATCCGCATACGTCGGCGGAATTGTCCATGGACGACATCATCGCGTTATGCGACGACTTGATCGAAGCCCATGGCGACTGGCTCCCGAAATACCGCTGA
- a CDS encoding HAMP domain-containing sensor histidine kinase produces the protein MKRLGSKSRFRLKIAFTMARVAVLLVLCWTASFYFFEWLAWEPAPLVGQLLKSGAGFILFGCILYLWGRFARRKQMEAFQAILDALAAIAKGDFRVSIEMPREMNEGYMENLVQGINSMAADLDKMEILRQEFISNVSHEIQSPLTSISGFARVLKDSELTPLQREHYLDIIEQESVRLSRLSDSMLKLASLDSDKHPFHPVPVRLDKRLQRIILAGEPQWSAKSLEVEAQMDPAETDADADLLDQVWINLLHNAVKFTPDGGSIQIALRKTGEEAVVTFKDTGTGIPNASLPHIFERFYKADQSRTRTGGGSGLGLSISRKIVEMHGGAIAAHNDSGEGAVFTVTLPLSRTRPGSPRPARPAESAQPARPAAPRLEQASLIR, from the coding sequence ATGAAGCGGCTGGGCTCGAAGAGCAGGTTCAGGCTCAAGATCGCCTTCACGATGGCGAGAGTCGCCGTGCTGCTCGTGCTTTGCTGGACGGCATCGTTCTATTTTTTCGAGTGGCTTGCATGGGAACCCGCTCCTCTGGTCGGCCAGCTGTTGAAATCGGGAGCCGGCTTCATCCTGTTCGGATGCATCCTGTACCTATGGGGGCGGTTCGCGCGCAGAAAGCAGATGGAAGCCTTTCAAGCGATTCTGGATGCGTTGGCCGCGATCGCGAAGGGGGACTTCCGCGTGTCGATCGAGATGCCGAGGGAGATGAACGAAGGCTATATGGAAAATCTTGTTCAGGGCATCAACAGCATGGCCGCCGATCTCGACAAGATGGAGATTCTCCGCCAGGAGTTCATCTCCAACGTCTCCCACGAGATCCAATCTCCGCTCACGTCGATCAGCGGCTTCGCCCGCGTCCTCAAGGACAGCGAGCTGACTCCCCTTCAGCGGGAGCATTATCTCGATATCATCGAGCAGGAGAGCGTGCGCCTCTCGCGGCTGTCGGACAGCATGCTGAAGCTGGCCTCGCTCGATTCCGACAAGCATCCCTTCCATCCCGTGCCGGTCCGGCTCGACAAGCGGCTGCAGCGGATCATCCTGGCCGGCGAGCCCCAGTGGAGCGCCAAAAGCCTGGAGGTCGAGGCGCAGATGGATCCTGCCGAAACGGATGCGGACGCCGATCTGCTCGATCAGGTATGGATCAATCTCCTTCATAACGCCGTCAAGTTCACGCCGGACGGCGGTTCCATCCAGATTGCCTTGCGGAAGACGGGCGAGGAGGCGGTCGTCACCTTCAAGGATACGGGGACCGGCATTCCGAACGCCAGCCTGCCCCATATTTTCGAGCGCTTCTACAAGGCCGACCAGTCGAGGACCCGGACCGGCGGCGGCAGCGGCCTCGGCTTGTCCATCAGCCGCAAGATCGTGGAGATGCACGGCGGAGCCATTGCGGCGCACAACGATTCCGGGGAAGGAGCCGTCTTCACCGTCACCCTGCCGCTGTCCCGGACGCGGCCGGGCTCCCCGCGTCCGGCGAGGCCGGCCGAGAGCGCCCAGCCGGCAAGGCCGGCCGCTCCTCGGCTTGAACAGGCTTCTCTAATCCGCTAA
- a CDS encoding GNAT family N-acetyltransferase: protein MEIRTPTNEEREEIMRLSPQSTFEGTMGRSKPSEAKMKRMVGELLAKGSRFLIASENQEVRGWILFGKRTDEFSDKEIGFIYELFVLPESRGQSIASRLMELAIEQMRQEDCSEIRLNAYVENRHAIRLYERLGFAARNITMSLPL, encoded by the coding sequence ATGGAAATTCGAACTCCCACGAACGAGGAACGGGAAGAAATCATGAGGCTGTCGCCGCAATCCACCTTCGAAGGCACGATGGGCCGGTCCAAGCCGTCCGAAGCGAAAATGAAGCGGATGGTCGGAGAGCTGCTGGCGAAAGGGTCCCGGTTTTTGATTGCGTCGGAAAACCAGGAGGTACGAGGCTGGATTCTGTTCGGAAAGAGAACGGATGAGTTCTCCGACAAGGAGATCGGCTTCATCTACGAGCTCTTTGTCCTTCCGGAATCCAGGGGACAGTCCATTGCCAGCCGCTTGATGGAGCTGGCTATCGAGCAGATGAGGCAGGAGGACTGCTCCGAAATCCGTCTCAACGCGTACGTGGAAAACCGCCATGCGATCCGGCTGTATGAGCGGTTGGGATTCGCAGCCAGAAACATAACGATGAGCTTGCCATTATAA
- a CDS encoding DUF1450 domain-containing protein, with protein MRLKTIIPKLQKLDPAADIKIGCKSYCGPCGKRAFVFINGRYIAAPTEDEVIEKVKPYIKK; from the coding sequence ATGCGCCTGAAAACGATCATTCCGAAGCTGCAGAAGCTCGATCCGGCCGCCGACATCAAGATCGGCTGCAAGTCCTACTGCGGCCCATGCGGCAAGCGCGCGTTCGTCTTCATCAACGGACGCTACATCGCGGCTCCGACCGAGGACGAGGTCATCGAGAAGGTGAAGCCCTACATCAAGAAATAA
- a CDS encoding LacI family DNA-binding transcriptional regulator: MSRGKKITMQQIADRLQVSKYTVSQSLSGKPGVSEATRQKVLDTAKAMGYSPPEARLSRSAPRAAESPGTAAGIQAIADGGERRATDAPGHERFVVIWMSRGHLEEPMYWQRVLSGIQEGCRSRGWGTVVLSPMGDGRQEDVLPPYLNRSLCVGGLAVGAFPLRHLTAMKRTGIPVVLVDHQEPFSGLDSVANDNIAAARMISGALLDHGCRRFIFVGSEKFSVSFRERWLGCRSALEQMFSLRKAGELRRWNVSYSREWEGDLDARLGRLKEEELPDAFLCANDDIAIALLSMLRDRGVAVPDRVRVAGIDNIEGSTRSQPPLTTVDLGKEVLGQRAVEALERRIRMPHSSVEKVGLVPGLVLRSSV, encoded by the coding sequence ATGTCAAGAGGAAAAAAAATCACGATGCAGCAGATCGCCGATCGGCTGCAAGTGTCCAAATATACCGTTTCCCAATCATTGTCCGGCAAGCCGGGCGTCAGCGAAGCGACGCGCCAGAAGGTGCTGGACACCGCCAAGGCGATGGGCTACAGCCCGCCGGAAGCGCGCCTATCCCGCTCCGCTCCGCGCGCGGCGGAATCGCCGGGCACGGCCGCCGGCATTCAGGCCATCGCCGATGGCGGAGAGCGGCGGGCGACAGACGCCCCCGGCCATGAGCGGTTCGTCGTCATATGGATGTCGCGGGGACATTTGGAAGAACCTATGTATTGGCAGCGCGTCCTGTCCGGCATCCAGGAAGGCTGCCGCTCGCGCGGCTGGGGAACCGTCGTCCTCTCCCCGATGGGAGATGGCCGGCAGGAAGATGTTTTGCCGCCCTATCTCAACCGTTCCCTGTGCGTCGGCGGGCTCGCGGTCGGCGCGTTTCCCCTGAGGCATCTCACCGCCATGAAAAGAACCGGGATTCCGGTCGTGCTCGTCGACCACCAGGAGCCGTTCTCGGGGCTCGACAGCGTCGCCAACGACAACATCGCCGCTGCGCGCATGATTTCCGGCGCCTTGCTCGACCATGGCTGCAGGCGCTTCATCTTTGTGGGAAGCGAGAAGTTCTCGGTCAGCTTCCGCGAGCGCTGGCTCGGCTGCCGCTCGGCGCTGGAGCAGATGTTCTCCCTGCGCAAGGCAGGCGAGCTGCGGCGCTGGAATGTGTCTTACTCCAGGGAATGGGAGGGCGATCTGGACGCGCGTCTCGGGAGGCTCAAGGAAGAGGAGCTTCCCGACGCTTTCCTGTGCGCCAACGACGACATCGCGATTGCCCTGCTGAGCATGCTGCGCGACCGCGGCGTGGCGGTGCCGGATCGCGTCCGCGTCGCCGGCATCGACAACATCGAAGGCTCGACGCGCAGCCAGCCGCCGCTGACGACGGTCGATCTCGGCAAGGAAGTGCTCGGCCAGAGAGCCGTCGAAGCTCTCGAGCGCCGGATCAGGATGCCCCATTCCTCGGTCGAGAAAGTCGGCCTCGTCCCCGGCCTTGTGCTTCGCAGCAGCGTCTGA
- a CDS encoding heme biosynthesis protein HemY, whose translation MNCKITRNAAKVLKLELDKPEHEGKKLRVYITHSHGDHAHYGLGIDDPTEKDELISTDKDIDVLLEKGVELLDGVKIDYLYTPEEGFVVTNPAKGNHGDH comes from the coding sequence ATGAATTGCAAAATCACCCGCAATGCCGCGAAGGTGCTGAAGCTGGAGCTGGACAAGCCCGAGCATGAAGGCAAGAAGCTGCGCGTCTACATCACCCACTCCCACGGAGATCATGCCCACTACGGGCTCGGCATCGACGATCCGACGGAGAAGGATGAGCTGATATCGACGGACAAGGACATCGACGTGCTGCTCGAGAAGGGCGTCGAGCTGCTGGACGGCGTGAAGATCGATTATCTCTACACCCCGGAAGAAGGATTCGTCGTCACGAATCCGGCCAAAGGAAACCACGGTGACCACTGA
- a CDS encoding MFS transporter, giving the protein MEAWMKNLIVLWVTLFLGMAGMTMITPFLPLYLQQDLGISDPHSVALWAGVIFAGNFVTSFLFQPLWGKLSDQYGRKVMLLRSGFGMAFVIVLMGFANHPWQLLALRLLNGTISGMNPAAVSLMGSSAPPERMGFAMGTLQSGGIAGTILGPLIGGLLADAVGYRPIFYITGAMLFTATLLVLFVVRESFDREKAAKVIQPSVLQGMKELSGIPQLMALFTVTLLIQFALMSPSSLMPLYVQELPGTKGNLAFLAGMVTSVTGLSNLVASPVLGRLSDRIGQTKVLAVSLLGAAAMFIPQAFAGSVWDLLIVRFLLGLFLGGLIPSVNALIRVYTPEGKESRAYSLNSSTLALGNMLGPIAGGLLSGVIGIEGIFLLSSVLLFANAYWVWRMLLKPGRKPARLD; this is encoded by the coding sequence ATGGAAGCATGGATGAAAAATCTGATCGTCCTCTGGGTCACGCTCTTTCTCGGCATGGCCGGAATGACGATGATCACTCCGTTCCTGCCCCTGTACCTGCAGCAGGATCTCGGCATCAGCGATCCCCACAGCGTCGCCCTCTGGGCCGGGGTCATCTTCGCCGGCAACTTCGTCACTTCGTTCCTGTTCCAGCCGCTCTGGGGCAAGCTGTCCGACCAGTACGGCCGCAAGGTCATGCTGCTGCGCTCCGGCTTCGGCATGGCCTTCGTCATCGTGCTCATGGGCTTCGCCAACCATCCCTGGCAGCTGCTCGCCCTGCGCCTGCTGAACGGCACGATATCCGGCATGAATCCCGCCGCCGTGTCTCTGATGGGCTCCAGCGCGCCGCCCGAGCGGATGGGCTTCGCCATGGGCACGCTCCAGTCCGGAGGCATCGCCGGCACCATCCTCGGTCCGCTGATCGGCGGGCTGCTGGCCGACGCTGTCGGCTACCGGCCGATCTTCTACATCACCGGAGCGATGCTGTTCACCGCGACGCTGCTCGTCCTGTTCGTCGTCCGCGAGTCGTTCGACCGTGAAAAGGCGGCCAAGGTCATCCAGCCTTCCGTCCTCCAGGGAATGAAGGAGCTGAGCGGAATTCCCCAGCTGATGGCGCTGTTCACCGTCACCCTGCTCATCCAGTTCGCCTTGATGAGCCCATCGAGCCTCATGCCTCTGTATGTGCAGGAGCTGCCGGGGACCAAAGGCAATCTGGCCTTTCTGGCCGGAATGGTGACCTCCGTCACCGGCCTGTCGAACCTGGTCGCCTCTCCCGTGCTCGGCAGGCTGAGCGACCGGATCGGCCAGACCAAGGTGCTCGCCGTATCGCTGCTGGGAGCTGCCGCCATGTTCATTCCGCAGGCTTTCGCCGGATCCGTCTGGGATCTCTTGATCGTCCGCTTCCTGCTCGGCCTGTTCCTCGGCGGCCTCATCCCATCCGTGAACGCGCTGATCCGGGTATATACGCCCGAGGGCAAGGAAAGCCGGGCTTACAGCCTCAACAGCAGCACGCTGGCGCTCGGCAATATGCTGGGGCCGATCGCCGGCGGCCTGCTCAGCGGAGTGATCGGCATCGAAGGCATCTTCCTGCTCAGCTCCGTGCTGCTGTTCGCCAACGCCTACTGGGTATGGCGGATGCTGCTTAAGCCGGGCAGGAAGCCTGCCCGGCTGGATTGA
- a CDS encoding class I SAM-dependent RNA methyltransferase, with the protein MQLELIATSPMGLEAVVARELKDLGYTDVKTENGRVTFKGGLEDIARTNLWLRTSDRVLVKMAEFRAVTFEELFEGVRALDWPDWIPEDGEFPVNGRSQKSQLSSVPACQSIVKKAVVERMKEQYGTEWFREDGARYVIEVSLLNDMALITLDTTGPSLHKRGYRKLVTEAPIKETMAAAMVLLSRWSPERPLYDPFCGSGTIPIEAAMIGWNVAPGLRRSFSSDAWDIMGESRWDLAREEAFDSVKDDVKLEIAGSDIDPEAIEVAEAALKKAGFAREIKLQTMPIARVQPQGHYGCIITNPPYGERLGTEKEADKVIRQLGFIDAVKKDWSVFALSPSKSFEQSYGRNADKKRKLYNGRIECQLYQYLGPLPPRPRLDGAPTSSSAE; encoded by the coding sequence ATGCAGCTTGAACTGATTGCCACTTCGCCCATGGGGCTGGAGGCAGTGGTTGCCAGGGAACTGAAGGATCTTGGCTATACCGATGTCAAAACAGAAAACGGCCGCGTCACCTTCAAGGGCGGCCTGGAGGATATCGCAAGGACGAACCTCTGGCTCCGCACGTCGGACCGGGTGCTCGTCAAGATGGCCGAATTCCGCGCCGTGACCTTCGAGGAGCTGTTCGAAGGCGTGCGCGCGCTGGACTGGCCCGACTGGATCCCGGAGGACGGAGAGTTTCCCGTCAATGGACGGTCCCAGAAATCGCAGCTGTCGAGCGTGCCCGCCTGCCAGTCGATCGTCAAGAAAGCGGTCGTCGAGAGGATGAAGGAGCAGTACGGCACGGAATGGTTCCGCGAGGACGGAGCCCGCTACGTCATCGAAGTGAGCCTTCTGAACGACATGGCGCTCATTACGCTGGATACGACGGGACCGAGCCTGCATAAGCGCGGCTACCGCAAGCTCGTCACGGAAGCCCCGATCAAGGAAACGATGGCGGCGGCGATGGTGCTGCTGTCGCGCTGGAGCCCGGAGCGCCCTCTGTACGATCCGTTCTGCGGTTCCGGGACGATTCCGATCGAGGCGGCCATGATCGGCTGGAATGTCGCTCCGGGCCTGCGCAGATCCTTCAGCAGCGACGCCTGGGACATCATGGGAGAGAGCCGCTGGGACCTCGCCCGCGAGGAAGCCTTCGATTCCGTGAAGGATGACGTGAAGCTGGAAATCGCCGGGTCGGATATCGATCCCGAAGCGATCGAGGTCGCCGAGGCCGCGCTCAAAAAAGCCGGCTTCGCCCGCGAGATCAAGCTCCAGACGATGCCGATCGCGCGCGTGCAGCCTCAAGGGCATTACGGCTGCATCATCACAAATCCGCCTTACGGCGAGCGGCTCGGCACGGAGAAGGAGGCCGACAAGGTCATCCGCCAGCTCGGCTTCATCGACGCCGTCAAGAAGGATTGGTCCGTATTCGCTCTCAGCCCTTCCAAGTCGTTCGAGCAGAGCTACGGCCGCAACGCGGACAAGAAGCGCAAGCTGTACAACGGACGCATCGAATGCCAGCTGTACCAGTACCTGGGGCCGCTCCCTCCGAGGCCTCGGCTTGATGGCGCTCCGACCTCCAGCTCCGCCGAATAA